Sequence from the Gallus gallus isolate bGalGal1 chromosome 12, bGalGal1.mat.broiler.GRCg7b, whole genome shotgun sequence genome:
ATGAGAATCCAGAGCTGGACAGCCATGAACAATGGTCAAACTAATGTTAGAACAGGTGTTTCTACTTCCTTGTGTGACACAAACTGTAAATTAAGCCTGGGATTTCACCGTAaaacccctcccccccatcccgctctccccccaaaaaaccacaacaacagaaaagatacgtttccaaatcatttatttcctgaagtATCAGACTACCCATCCCCATCATTTTACACAACACAAGATAAGGATACAAACAAAGTGAATTTATTTACAAAGCTATTTGACAACTGCACTATGCTATACTAATACATTTTAGTGTTAACTAATTCTCTATGCTATCTACTCCGTTGTTTGCTGGCTCAGTCTCTGCATTCAGTCTCTGCATGGCACTTCACACGGGCGCAGTCATCTGGGCTCTCCTCTTCCGTCCGTTCCCTCCGTGGCTGTTCCGGAGCAGCTGAGCATCGTCTCATTGAAGGTGGGATTACAGGAGAAGGctgagcaaaacaaatgcaaaagagaAGAGTTGGTTGCCACCAGGTCAACAGGGACAAtcacaaagagaagggaagaaagactttgaactgcaaaagagaaagctgtgtaTGAACAGGTCTGTCGTTTGGTTCCGACCTCCAACTCAGGCtaaagcattttgaaactgGAAACGCAGATGCAGAACATTTCCCATCATCTTCAGCTCCTCCACTGCCCTGCCTTATCTCATGGGCACACCCCTCCCAGCCAGGAACGTTCTGTGTGCTGGGCCACGAGCACAGACACTGACATACCTCCCTCGGCGCAGAAGGCGCGTCCTCTTCTCCCCGACGATCTCCCAGCAGGTCACGCTTCCAAGAGCCGCTGTTCTTCTGCCGGCACTGGGGCAGCACCGGGCGCTGATCCTGCTTCCTCCTGGAGGAGGGGGTCAAGTGAAGTGCAAGGTCTCGTctgcagcaaagacaaaagaaggTTCTGTTATCGCTAGCCACCATCTATCAACTCCCTTGCAGTTCACTAACTGTCAAGAAAAGAACTGCCTTGCCGTCCGCTATTTCCCTATCCACTGCCAtcagccccccacagccccagggctgccctccccctgcccctcGCACAGCCCGCACTGGGCTGCCAGCCCatcacctgcagctgccctggtgaggccgcagCTGCAAGCGGGGCAGtgcggggctgctggggctgccagggaggcGGCTGCAGCACGAGTACCTTCCTGTGAGCAGAAGGCGCGTCTTCTTCTCCGTGATGCTCTGCTGGCAGGACgggtctctgcagagctgctgttcttctGCTGGTGATGGAGCAGCATCAGGCGTTGGTCTTCATCGTACTGGAGGGGAGAGTGGTGTCCCAGGATGCAGTGGCTCATCTGAAACAGAGATTCTTTTTAGCAACTTTCTATATCATACTCTATAAATTAACTACCTTTCAGTCACCCATCTTTCTATCCTCCATCCCCCTATCAGCTATCTGGCTATGATCTATGATCTACCAATAACCCACCTAGCTATCTGCTATCTGTTCACTACCTCTCCACCATCAGCTATCTATCTCACTATCTACATCGCTATCAGCTATCTACGTCACTATGATCTATCTACGTCGCTATCAACTACCCTGCTACCCACTATCTGTCTGCGTCACTATCAACTACCCTGCTACCCACTAACTATCTACGTCGCTATCAACTATCATCATACCCTCTAACTATCTATACAACAACTATCTCTATATCCTCTTCTTCATCAGCTACTTCTACCGGCCCCTGATCCCTCCCGGGGCTGCTCTCCTCCCGTCCCTCACACTGCCCGCTCTGGGCTGCCAGCCCGTGATCTCTGTGCTGGTAggcggggctgctgggggctgctggcggCTGCGAAGGAAGccgggggctgcagcacggccagAGGAGGGGTTGCGAAgggagccgggggctgcagcacggccagAGGAGGGGTTGCGAAgggagccgggggctgcagcacggccagaggggctgcagccaccaccGGCCCCAGCAGCACGGGCACTGCCAGCCAGGGGTGGCAAGGGCAGGCAGGGCGGCCCAGGGAGCCCGCAGCGGCGGTGGGCACGGCGCGAGGTTGGGCGCCGTGAGAGGCCGCAGGTGGCACGGTGAGAACACCGTGCGGACGGGCGCGATGCGGGCGGTGGGTGGCGGCAGCGGGCAGGGCGCCAGGAGCCGCCACGTGTCGCC
This genomic interval carries:
- the LOC107054345 gene encoding proline-rich protein 36-like isoform X1; protein product: MPARRRHTRSRGPAKEPSAARTPPAREAEGPSEASGAASPFAEGRGTQTGGRLRRGESRRGADDRSAFGVPGKRRRRAESARRGEDAPSAHGELLLRRPADSSGDARPRLRGRGRAGPKRRAPADAARPPPRAAAAALPAPAAAARGDTWRLLAPCPLPPPTARIAPVRTVFSPCHLRPLTAPNLAPCPPPLRAPWAALPALATPGWQCPCCWGRWWLQPLWPCCSPRLPSQPLLWPCCSPRLPSQPLLWPCCSPRLPSQPPAAPSSPAYQHRDHGLAAQSGQCEGREESSPGRDQGPVEVADEEEDIEIVVV